One window of the Candidatus Zixiibacteriota bacterium genome contains the following:
- a CDS encoding conserved hypothetical protein (Evidence 4 : Unknown function but conserved in other organisms), translated as MRLNLTAKIISTVLIVIIFLVAMGGISFWASYKMSSAGDKAADNLRGALWAKDAAFMSLKTYKSQAMMMVEKNVSYLDRFEADNKKFEDMAAHLKETAESDEERALVAAMTTANSQYVDVVRSLLVPALNADANAGIIEIAALSDGLTDTVATNVSNLMRLKEAGADASTASYRTTASQSRFIILIFGFASTILGVSLGWYLARSISRPINAMVSELRDGAEQVGAVSVQVASSSQALAEGASQQASALEETSSSLVEMSGMTQSNAENAKEANNLALQANAAADEGLSAMNEVANAINIIKQSSDETAKIIKAIDEIAFQTNLLALNAAVEAARAGEAGKGFAVVAEEVRNLALRSADAARSTGALIEKSQKNAEMGVKATQEFMEILGQITSGIKKVSTLLNQVAVASDEQSHGIGQVNSAVAQMDEMTQRTASSAEESSSASAELAGQAQQMQAVVRRLNLLIEGSDKEAPSAS; from the coding sequence ATGAGACTCAATTTGACTGCCAAAATTATCTCAACGGTTTTAATTGTGATAATTTTTCTTGTGGCCATGGGCGGAATATCATTTTGGGCATCATATAAAATGAGCAGCGCCGGCGACAAGGCCGCCGACAACCTCCGCGGGGCGCTTTGGGCCAAAGATGCGGCTTTCATGTCCCTTAAGACATATAAAAGTCAGGCAATGATGATGGTGGAAAAAAATGTCTCCTATCTCGATAGATTTGAGGCCGATAACAAAAAATTCGAAGATATGGCGGCGCACCTTAAAGAAACGGCCGAATCCGACGAGGAACGGGCCCTGGTCGCGGCGATGACGACAGCCAACTCCCAGTATGTAGATGTTGTCAGAAGCCTGCTGGTTCCGGCTTTGAATGCCGATGCCAATGCCGGCATAATCGAGATCGCCGCCCTCTCGGACGGTCTTACCGACACCGTCGCTACTAATGTCAGTAATCTGATGCGGCTGAAGGAGGCCGGCGCCGATGCCAGTACGGCCAGCTATCGCACGACGGCATCGCAATCGCGCTTTATAATCCTGATATTCGGCTTCGCCTCCACCATTCTGGGCGTGTCCTTGGGCTGGTATTTGGCGCGAAGTATATCCCGGCCCATAAATGCCATGGTTTCGGAACTGAGAGACGGTGCCGAGCAAGTTGGCGCTGTGTCCGTGCAGGTTGCCAGTTCGAGCCAGGCTCTGGCCGAAGGGGCGTCACAGCAGGCATCGGCCTTGGAAGAGACCTCCTCATCGCTGGTGGAAATGTCCGGCATGACACAAAGTAATGCCGAAAATGCCAAAGAGGCGAACAATCTGGCTCTTCAGGCCAACGCCGCCGCTGATGAAGGTCTGTCTGCGATGAATGAAGTCGCGAATGCCATAAATATCATAAAGCAGTCATCCGATGAAACGGCGAAAATTATTAAGGCGATCGATGAAATTGCCTTTCAAACCAATCTTTTGGCTCTTAATGCGGCCGTGGAGGCGGCTCGGGCCGGTGAGGCCGGGAAAGGATTCGCCGTCGTTGCCGAAGAGGTCCGCAATCTGGCGCTGCGAAGCGCCGATGCCGCACGAAGTACCGGAGCCCTGATTGAAAAATCTCAAAAGAATGCCGAAATGGGCGTCAAGGCGACTCAGGAATTTATGGAAATACTGGGACAAATCACTTCCGGAATAAAAAAGGTCAGCACACTTCTCAATCAGGTCGCCGTAGCCAGCGACGAACAATCTCACGGCATCGGGCAGGTCAATTCGGCCGTGGCCCAGATGGATGAAATGACCCAGCGAACGGCTTCCAGCGCCGAGGAATCCTCATCGGCCAGCGCGGAATTGGCCGGCCAGGCCCAGCAAATGCAGGCGGTTGTCAGGCGCCTTAATCTATTGATAGAGGGTTCGGATAAAGAGGCTCCATCAGCTTCCTAA
- a CDS encoding exported hypothetical protein (Evidence 5 : Unknown function): MLTRILLYTFLILALAIGMASAAVFVVDDDGNPATTYPNLTTALATAAANPAGPHQIQVRPGAYHDYSISVPANVDEIVGDDAATVIFTPPTAQKKIANLFNLNADYTNGLLIKKLTVKNYYDGVAGGASLDQVVLTEMVFEDNGRCGVLFNSSNNPVGNAVDHSLMFGNDSYGVYIYQAGKVTVEYNTIHDDAVYGVYVTGAPATNYIRNNCFYNHPGVEGFDDNTIYHWTGNFFDDYSGSGYYSLDGGTGIVDLAPNTFTNTATSSSSSWEVFSTHTVDFDWGMANCNPQENGLAAYSFTVSWDITKLQYQAGSASYDKGLLGDGGLYTPPIDSSSVGKLIFAAANYTNPGFGNGRLAYAAFKPLVTGGATITISSQYLDMNNAPLPTVDVPLPLTLTDTQKPVVTNLTPNDPVGDDTYSDPDGAPVQLKVLVSATDNYQLTSLWYRFDGAGSWLYLGPASGTSYTTPAEIYVDITGLSETDHTLNVIASDGVQLSDPVDYPFTIDRTGPAFTGLTMSDPNCPVDPNYTNERLVNVALAGVTGVPTKIQFRVGVSWETVLAYPQTTYNLPDADANYTLRARLIDAYGNIGAAQNDAIELDRSAPVPTGWVLAGGAAKTNTKNITGAVISYGGNGAATLNFSENAGDLVCGNTGWVALTNPVNITLSDDDETKTVYYATRDLAGNVSAILSDDIILDMTPATITSTVVTDASDGEEDCSDNWTVDVTVSYPEADVVWLGLSTTSGSGYTWYNISAATSPVTESYTIAGGSCDAVNTIYSVLIDDINNYSAEGSDGILVDCAVPTAGTMALDNGATFSPDVTVDVTLTGMSSDIVEVIMSPISGDYSGSTWVPFDPLNPTVAYTFSSPAENAWVPLYLKARDCAGRESGEVSDAIIFDLTAPVINTMVINLGAIKTNSPTVTVTYTWTEVYPYQIMLAENSAFTGASWQSHGTSVTFTFNPPTDAAKTIYMKMKDNAGHESAVISDGITLDQAPPTGSFTILSGNPSAASGYTNNLANNSLVNITYSGDAVSMRFKNSGGVYTTWMPVAGTYPSPWTLAGPAGVNTVQVQFRDDALNTGGPYDATIIYDVTAPAATPSAGGIPGGSLHLGWTAVPGAYKYIIRYAFWNDYPLYGGAVPPHPLTMSEGLSAGTVTAPQVDYMGFGLGTYPADIYAISIWTMDSAGNYSGPNIDVLETNYILGDFDFDGSVEFADEFGAFAGAYYRCFPQDGFDPVIDIGPTDDGSGTGYPTPDGCIDFEDLIPFAMNYDAYGAPKGNNPGPSKIAPVTIMAQLPDQMTAGSEYTISISNDNPSIIKGFHLVFNYDRDNLEIVNVKQGKMFETSNQTFFFNKAEGKEFLIDGVIFGAGAQFKEAEIAQVTIRAIHSITSVELKEMVLTVRDVNNKDVPTSFSTTVVKGVTPAIPTVFALSQNYPNPFNPTTTIELSLPVASEYVLDIYNVVGQKIKSFAGFSEAGIVTINWDAGNAASGVYFYKVKAGDFTATKKMMLVK, translated from the coding sequence ATGTTAACTCGCATATTGTTATATACTTTTTTGATTCTGGCGCTGGCCATCGGAATGGCGTCGGCGGCGGTTTTTGTTGTCGATGACGACGGCAATCCGGCCACAACCTATCCGAATTTGACCACGGCGCTGGCGACGGCCGCGGCGAATCCGGCCGGACCGCATCAGATTCAGGTCAGACCGGGCGCCTACCATGATTATAGCATAAGCGTCCCGGCCAATGTCGACGAAATCGTCGGCGATGACGCGGCCACGGTTATTTTCACGCCTCCGACCGCCCAGAAGAAGATCGCGAATTTGTTTAATCTCAACGCCGATTATACCAACGGCCTGCTGATTAAAAAATTGACGGTCAAGAATTATTACGATGGTGTCGCGGGCGGAGCTTCCCTTGACCAGGTTGTCCTGACGGAAATGGTCTTTGAAGACAACGGCCGTTGCGGCGTGCTCTTCAACAGTTCCAACAATCCGGTCGGCAACGCGGTTGATCATTCGCTGATGTTCGGTAATGACAGCTATGGTGTTTATATTTATCAGGCCGGGAAGGTCACGGTAGAATATAACACCATTCACGACGACGCCGTCTATGGCGTGTATGTCACCGGCGCTCCGGCCACGAACTATATCCGGAACAACTGCTTCTACAACCATCCCGGAGTGGAAGGGTTTGATGATAATACCATTTATCATTGGACCGGCAACTTCTTTGATGATTATTCCGGTTCCGGATATTATTCTCTGGACGGCGGGACGGGCATTGTCGATCTGGCCCCCAATACCTTCACCAACACGGCCACCTCTTCATCGTCGTCATGGGAAGTTTTCTCGACCCATACGGTAGATTTCGACTGGGGTATGGCCAACTGCAATCCGCAGGAGAACGGGCTGGCGGCTTATTCCTTCACCGTATCCTGGGATATAACCAAACTGCAGTATCAGGCCGGCTCGGCCAGCTATGACAAAGGACTTCTGGGAGACGGTGGCCTTTATACCCCTCCCATAGATTCCTCGTCTGTCGGCAAGTTGATTTTTGCCGCTGCCAATTATACCAATCCCGGTTTTGGGAACGGCAGACTGGCGTACGCGGCCTTTAAACCGCTCGTTACGGGCGGCGCCACGATTACCATATCCTCTCAGTATCTGGATATGAACAACGCCCCGCTTCCGACAGTCGATGTCCCCCTGCCATTAACTCTGACAGATACTCAGAAGCCAGTGGTCACCAATCTTACTCCCAATGATCCGGTTGGTGATGATACTTATTCCGATCCGGACGGGGCTCCGGTTCAGTTGAAGGTCCTGGTTTCGGCCACGGATAATTATCAACTGACAAGCCTGTGGTATCGGTTTGACGGCGCGGGCAGCTGGCTCTACCTCGGCCCGGCTTCTGGAACATCATACACTACACCGGCCGAAATATATGTCGATATAACAGGTCTTTCGGAAACAGATCACACGCTGAATGTTATCGCGTCTGATGGCGTTCAGCTCTCCGATCCGGTCGATTATCCGTTTACCATCGATCGGACCGGGCCGGCTTTTACCGGGCTGACGATGTCGGATCCTAACTGCCCGGTTGATCCCAACTATACTAACGAGAGATTGGTTAATGTAGCTCTGGCAGGTGTGACGGGAGTCCCGACCAAGATTCAATTCAGAGTTGGAGTGTCCTGGGAAACTGTTCTGGCATATCCGCAGACAACCTATAATCTCCCTGATGCGGATGCCAATTATACCCTTCGTGCCCGGCTAATTGACGCCTATGGCAATATCGGTGCGGCCCAGAATGATGCCATTGAACTGGATCGATCCGCTCCGGTCCCGACTGGCTGGGTGTTGGCGGGCGGCGCTGCCAAAACCAATACCAAGAATATCACCGGCGCCGTTATATCCTATGGCGGCAATGGCGCGGCGACTCTGAATTTCTCCGAAAATGCCGGCGACCTGGTTTGCGGCAATACCGGATGGGTGGCTCTGACCAATCCGGTCAATATTACTTTGAGCGACGATGACGAAACCAAAACGGTGTACTATGCCACTCGTGACCTGGCCGGTAATGTCAGCGCCATATTGAGCGACGACATCATTCTCGACATGACCCCGGCGACGATTACCTCTACGGTGGTAACGGACGCCAGCGACGGCGAGGAAGATTGCTCCGATAATTGGACCGTCGATGTAACCGTCAGTTACCCCGAAGCCGATGTGGTTTGGCTCGGCCTTAGTACAACTTCGGGCAGCGGTTATACTTGGTACAACATATCGGCCGCAACCAGCCCGGTAACTGAGTCCTACACCATTGCCGGCGGCTCCTGCGATGCCGTTAATACCATCTATTCTGTCCTGATTGATGATATTAACAACTACAGCGCCGAGGGCAGTGACGGTATTCTGGTTGACTGCGCGGTTCCGACCGCGGGAACGATGGCCCTTGATAACGGCGCCACCTTCTCGCCGGATGTAACCGTCGATGTCACCCTGACCGGTATGAGTTCTGATATAGTCGAAGTCATTATGAGTCCCATCTCCGGCGACTATTCGGGAAGCACCTGGGTGCCGTTTGATCCTCTCAATCCGACGGTAGCCTATACCTTCTCGAGCCCCGCTGAAAACGCCTGGGTACCCCTCTATCTTAAGGCCCGCGACTGTGCGGGGCGCGAGAGCGGAGAGGTCAGCGACGCGATAATCTTCGACCTCACCGCACCGGTTATTAATACCATGGTGATTAATCTGGGCGCGATCAAGACCAACAGTCCGACTGTCACCGTAACCTATACCTGGACGGAAGTTTACCCCTACCAGATCATGCTGGCAGAGAATTCCGCCTTTACGGGGGCGTCATGGCAGAGCCATGGGACGTCCGTGACATTTACATTTAATCCGCCGACCGACGCCGCGAAGACCATCTACATGAAGATGAAGGATAATGCCGGGCATGAGAGCGCCGTTATATCGGATGGTATAACCCTCGACCAGGCGCCGCCGACCGGCTCATTCACGATTCTCTCCGGAAATCCAAGCGCGGCCTCGGGGTACACCAATAACCTGGCCAACAACTCTCTGGTCAACATTACATATTCCGGCGATGCGGTTAGCATGCGATTCAAGAATTCCGGCGGCGTTTATACCACGTGGATGCCTGTTGCCGGGACCTATCCGAGCCCCTGGACCCTGGCCGGTCCGGCCGGTGTGAACACCGTTCAGGTGCAGTTCCGGGACGATGCCTTAAATACTGGTGGTCCGTATGACGCCACCATTATTTATGATGTTACGGCTCCCGCCGCAACGCCGTCGGCAGGCGGTATTCCGGGCGGAAGCCTGCACCTCGGCTGGACGGCAGTTCCGGGTGCATACAAGTATATCATCAGATATGCTTTCTGGAACGACTATCCGCTTTATGGAGGTGCTGTACCGCCGCACCCGCTGACGATGTCCGAAGGATTATCGGCCGGCACGGTAACGGCCCCGCAGGTCGATTATATGGGCTTTGGCCTCGGTACCTATCCGGCGGATATTTACGCCATTTCTATCTGGACAATGGATTCGGCGGGCAATTACTCCGGTCCCAATATCGATGTTCTTGAGACTAACTATATCCTGGGCGACTTCGATTTTGACGGATCCGTGGAGTTTGCCGATGAATTCGGCGCCTTCGCGGGGGCCTACTATCGCTGCTTCCCGCAGGATGGCTTTGATCCTGTCATTGATATTGGCCCGACCGATGATGGTTCTGGAACCGGGTATCCGACGCCTGATGGCTGTATTGATTTTGAAGATCTCATTCCATTTGCTATGAATTATGACGCATACGGCGCCCCGAAGGGGAACAACCCCGGGCCGTCCAAGATCGCTCCGGTCACAATTATGGCTCAGTTGCCGGATCAGATGACGGCTGGCTCGGAATACACTATTTCCATATCCAACGATAATCCCTCAATTATCAAAGGATTCCACCTGGTCTTCAATTATGACCGGGACAATCTGGAAATAGTCAATGTCAAGCAGGGCAAGATGTTTGAAACATCGAACCAGACCTTCTTCTTTAACAAAGCGGAAGGGAAGGAATTCCTGATTGACGGCGTGATCTTCGGCGCCGGCGCCCAGTTCAAGGAAGCCGAGATTGCTCAGGTGACCATAAGGGCCATCCACAGCATCACCTCGGTTGAACTGAAAGAGATGGTATTGACCGTAAGAGACGTCAACAATAAGGATGTGCCGACCTCCTTCAGCACCACCGTTGTGAAGGGAGTCACCCCGGCCATCCCGACCGTGTTTGCACTGTCTCAGAACTATCCGAACCCGTTCAACCCGACAACGACAATCGAACTGTCTCTCCCCGTTGCGAGCGAATATGTGCTCGATATTTACAACGTGGTCGGGCAGAAGATTAAATCGTTCGCGGGCTTCAGCGAGGCCGGTATAGTGACCATCAACTGGGATGCCGGAAACGCCGCATCCGGAGTTTACTTCTACAAAGTAAAAGCCGGCGACTTCACGGCAACCAAAAAGATGATGCTGGTGAAGTGA
- a CDS encoding exported hypothetical protein (Evidence 5 : Unknown function), with product MSVRRSILKKSLFLLAMAVAFHTAPAFGGLFYLDPDTTFITSGVGTEFSVDLKVDAGVTGMKLYQVFLHYDKLRLDTVSVTEGPLMQSAGTTVFHAYVEDDSTALRLESVILGYGLVVDGPGTLATIRFRAIGTGLVNMTMDNLVVHDVNNNPISETGRGAVFCINTPPSPFGLAEPSNLQNITIPIIDNFVFRWHKSYTPYQGDQIRYDLMYSTEPSFSAPHVTTVTGLTDTAYSIPASVMSTGDYYWKVRAYSTLNGYETWCDPSPWSFHLTIASYPGSFSLASPIDQSKLSLACINDIPLDWSDPASPIPNDTMTYTLYFGPTANLPSGSVFDTTVKNISQLVIGENRFARTQWIYWRVKATNKIGFDTLSINTRSFMTYMRGDANNTGSLNILDVSYIINNLYKSGPDSVPLEAADVNGNQVTNILDVSYLINFLYKGGSAPYCP from the coding sequence ATGTCTGTTAGAAGAAGTATTTTAAAAAAGTCTCTATTTCTCCTGGCAATGGCGGTTGCATTTCATACCGCCCCGGCCTTTGGCGGGTTATTCTACCTTGATCCTGACACCACTTTCATAACAAGTGGTGTCGGCACCGAATTTTCCGTAGATTTAAAGGTTGATGCCGGCGTGACCGGTATGAAACTTTATCAGGTTTTTCTGCATTATGATAAGTTGCGTCTGGATACTGTCTCGGTAACGGAAGGGCCGTTGATGCAAAGCGCCGGAACAACCGTATTTCACGCTTATGTCGAAGATGATTCCACTGCTCTTCGTTTGGAATCTGTGATTCTGGGGTACGGGCTGGTGGTTGATGGGCCGGGGACTCTGGCGACTATCCGATTTCGAGCCATCGGAACCGGATTAGTGAATATGACGATGGATAATCTCGTCGTGCATGACGTAAACAATAATCCCATTTCTGAAACGGGTCGTGGAGCGGTTTTCTGCATTAATACTCCACCCAGCCCATTCGGTTTGGCGGAACCCTCAAATTTGCAGAATATTACGATCCCGATTATCGACAATTTTGTCTTTCGCTGGCATAAATCATATACGCCCTATCAGGGGGATCAGATCCGTTATGATTTGATGTATAGTACTGAACCGTCATTCAGCGCGCCGCACGTAACTACCGTGACCGGATTGACCGATACCGCATATAGTATTCCCGCCTCGGTGATGTCAACCGGTGACTATTATTGGAAAGTGAGGGCCTACAGCACTCTTAATGGCTACGAGACATGGTGCGATCCGTCACCATGGTCATTCCATCTTACGATTGCCTCTTATCCGGGGTCATTTAGTCTGGCCTCTCCGATCGATCAAAGCAAATTGAGTCTGGCATGCATAAATGATATTCCTCTAGATTGGAGCGACCCCGCTTCTCCGATCCCCAACGATACCATGACATATACTCTGTATTTTGGACCGACCGCCAATTTGCCGTCCGGATCGGTTTTTGATACCACCGTCAAAAACATTTCGCAACTGGTGATAGGTGAAAATCGCTTCGCCCGGACCCAGTGGATATATTGGCGGGTCAAGGCAACCAACAAGATCGGATTTGATACCTTGTCCATAAATACCCGCTCTTTTATGACTTACATGCGCGGGGATGCCAATAATACCGGATCTCTAAATATACTGGATGTCAGTTATATAATTAACAACCTTTATAAGAGCGGACCGGACTCAGTGCCGCTTGAGGCGGCGGATGTCAATGGAAATCAAGTGACGAATATTCTGGATGTGTCATATTTGATAAACTTTCTATACAAAGGAGGTTCGGCGCCATATTGCCCTTAA